The region GGCATGAACCGAGCGGGCtgtatatttcattatttgtcACTGCAGTATAGATCAAGTGCACATATCCTATGTCTATATTACTTGCAAACCAATTTCTACACAAGTTTATCGCATGCGGTTATTATTGCCATATATGCTGCAGAATAGTGAATGATCGCATTTAATTCGACACGTTCACCCTCTACGTATCTCCACTGCGTGTGCATGTCGTACCTGTATTACattgtataatacgtatactAGGGGTTTGCGAATAATTTTCGACACCTATTGAATTGTGATATTCGATTATCCGAGTCTTTAAATACATCGTTCGAATGTTTTGACTAATTCCTGCTGGCGTAAAATAGTGTTCAGCGATTTCTGAGGGTCGTAAATTTTCGAACAAccgaataatttgaataactccaagtattacaattatttgaaatattccaATTATTCGACCCAGTTGAAACATTCGAATACTCAAATATTTGATTCGATTTAATTCCGACCGCTATTCGTACACCCCTGGTATATACCAGAATACACACGTTATTgctataattatttaatctgtataattttattcaaaaatgacaaagaaaaaagaaaaagaaattaataaattttgtttcctaAATGATTTCTCGCTACTAAACGTGCCGATTAAACACCTAAATTAGCTGCTGGGAAAAGGGCTGCTAGTCCACATTTCGGAAGTCCGGCTCGATCAAGTCCCGCATCAACTTCTGTCGGTACGTTGATTATACACGGTGTGGTTCGAATCAAATTTATCACTGCAATATCCAAGGGGTCGTATCGCAAGGACTAAAGTGAGACGACGTAGTTTGGAAATGCTTGTTGTATCCCGTATAATCTTCTCTTCGCAGTGTCAAaagtgtaatatatatatatatgtatatatgcaggCTGCATTGTTCGTgtagaaaatcgaaaatctaGCGATATTTCCCCATTACGGAggtaattttcattccgaCCCAAACCCCGTGTGTATTAAAGtgttatttataacaataaagaaaaagtaatgtacatattatgtatatacgtataatatgagTATTATACATCCCTAATTAAAAGTTGCATTTGTCGTTGGAAGTTATAACTGGATCTGCGAGTAATAGGCCGCGTCTCTTGTACCTCGGCATGTTATAAACTTTGATGGAAAATCGTTGTTAACGCGACGTAAAAGTTTTGCGAGCGCAACAAaaaagataaatgaaaaaagtaacagtctaattattttttcgctgtaaatattttcacttacGGCGGTGCCGAGACTGAAAATGTGcaagtaaaaataaacgacGAATGAATGGAGTGAATGATTTCTCGCTTATGTATCCGCGAAGCCCTTTGACGACCTGCGCAGCGGGTGTATAAAGTTGATCGATCAAAAACTGCCGTGATGCTAATCGTACTTTGACATAACTTTTATGTCAGCTAACCTACTAAACGTCGAGACGCTGCGGGTATAAAATCGAATGCAAATAAGTAggataaagaatttttatacacgtgAGCAGAGCGacgatttttccaaatatcaTTCGAGAACAGGAATCATCGATTTTGTAGATTCGCGAGTGATGTCGAAaagcttaaaatttcattatcaGTCTTCTTACGTAACGTCAGCTgtatcgtgatttttttttccacgccCTGATAGACGATAGAAAATCTTCCACGTTCGATCGAGTCGAGAAAAACGAGACTGCCGTTTGTAAAAGATATTGAGAAGGACGAGAGGTGCAATTTTACAAACGTAGttgtataaaatacaataaagTAGGGAGAAACGCAAAAAGCACAAGTAAAGGTACAAGAAACGTACGTACGACAAGAGGAATCTCGGAATATACGGGATGGTAAAAAGACGAGTCGAAAGGCGATGGCGAATGCTGCAGGCTTTAGAAacgaagatgagaaaaattccTACTGTTAGACGGTTCGCAGTAGAGAAaggttgtctttttttttacgcgaagcaaaagaaataagaaaatagaagATGCAGACTGTCGTCGAAACGAGGAGTATTGCAGATGAAACAGAAAGTATAAGGTATCGGTGCGTTATTAAATGGGTAAAAAAGTTTAGAGCGAAAAGAAGAGTACggacaaagaaaaatgagCAAAAACAATAAGATTCGAGTGGAAAAAGTTCCGATTAAACTAGGGCGGCGTAAATAAGATTCCTCTccgaaaaaatgaagaactgggtgaaattttttttccgagttACTACAGTTCTTTTCCCTCAAAGTTACCGCTAGAAATTCTCCGTGATACTAGATCGACATTCCAATTTATTACGGAGAAAAATCGcagttacaaaaattgtagTAACGTAATCAACAAAAGTGCGCCAGTTCCAAATCAGTAAATGCAAGAGCAATTTTTGTTCCGTATACCTGTGCGTGGTCCTatgattagaaatttttaaacggaGAGTACGAGATTGAAGCAGGTATAAAATGTCGAAGAATGGATGCGGGCATTTTCGAAATACGCGATTCGAGTCGATTCTCCGTTGCCGCGAGGCTAACGGCAATAAATATTCGTGCTGTGTGATTATTGGATTAATCGGCGGTTTCGATCAGCCGGTTTTTCAAcgaatcgattaatcgaataattgagtttttcgattaatcgttttttttcgaCGAATCAAAGTTGCCTCAGAATAATTCTGCAGGTCAATCGTTTATATATTACTCGTAAGTCATTTACCATGTTCGAATTATACTCGTCTATCACGAGGGAACTTCGATTGATCGAAAAAACTATCAATCGAAaccgtcgattaatcgattaatggAAAAAACTATTAACCGAAATCGTTGATGAATCGATTGATCGCACAGCGTTGATAAATATACGTTTACGTTCATCCTGACGATATCACTGCGCGCGAGTTTCGAATACATCCCAAGTCTAGCAGCCCAGTTACCAAAGTACCAAAAAGAGAGCACGGATTTGCGTTTTCTCATAACGatgcatttttcattgaaCCCAACTCAGTTTCTACCTTATAGAGCGTTGTATGAAGGTTGGCACATTGGCTCCCTCGATATCACCGACTCCCAGCACGAGTAGCATCCCGATAAAAGCCCCTGATACACGAGTATGACGTAGGTCGATGCGATTACGCGGGTGCACGTTTGTTAGCTGCGTGCAAAATTGGTAGTTTgctattttttaataacattttGGAATGCGAATACCCGCTACAGGCATGTGGCAAATGAGATGTTCGGAGTATGTGCTACAGTGATATAGATTCGGGTTGTCTGGTTGCACGTTGCCCGCAGTTTTGGTTCGTCAAAAGGATCCCGGAACCTGGTAGTGTTGAAGTGAGGAGCACTCGAGTCCTTGCTCGTttcaaatgataaaattttaaagttgACGCTAATGTCAATCGAGCCTGACATTCCTTTCCGTGATTTAGACGATGTGTTCGATAGGAACcaataattcgattttctttcatttttgaatGTGAATTCAATCTTTTACTAATTGAAATCTTAAAAGCTTCTCACTTCTCACCACATCCACTGGGTCAAGGGTTTCTTCTGTGAAATACAGAACGTTGGGATGTAACGAAAGAGAGCTAAGGAGgtttatttttacaccgtTTCAACGGCAGCTGGGTCAAAAAGAATATATACtataatacgtatacgtactCGTTTAATTGGGGTGAAATTGCCACCATTTTTTCCGTTTCGACGTTGATCCCTCAGTTAGACACGAAACAACTTCCAAGCACGAATGATGTAATTGTGATCAAAGCTGCCGCGATCCTGCATGCCGACAAAAGTCGGTAATTTAATGTTGTAAACGTGGTTATCGGAGCAGCGCCAAAGCATGTagagaaagttgaaaagacAGTTCGTCGACTTTGAAACGGTGGATGCGAATGCTTTGATCACCAACGCCATCATCCACAGCTTTCCTCATCATGCAGGGTGGTCACTGGTCAGGGAATTCTGAAAAACCTCGAAATGTcatggaattctgaaattttggaATAGTCAGGAAACTGTCTGGGGTTTTTTCGGAAAATCAGGGAATCGTTtgctatattttttgtttaagcTTTAGATAAATTAGAtcgaatacaattttttttaccatcgctAGAAGGTtctcttcaaactttgaaggGAAAATTATAAGATTTTTGTATGGAAAACATGGAAAGGTCGGGGAATTTCGTGATAGAGATTCAGTTGCCACCCTGTCATGTTTTGTTCGCGCTGTTTTATAGCCATTTTTTGTATCCCATCGCAGCATCACCTGTACATAAATCCCATGCATATTCATAGATATCAAGAATGATAGAGCATACATAGATCATAGATAATAGCTGGTAGGCAACCTTGTAGAACAACACTTAACACTCTTATGGCGCAACCTTTGCGTACAGGTTCTCACGTTTCAGACGACGAAATACGCCAGGCTGAAGAAAAGTTTGCCGAAAGCCTGCATCTCGCTCAGATGGGGATGTTCAATCTTCTAGAAAATGACGTACGTGTCACTATTAATATGTTCTATCACCATTCTTTCcgttttctatttcatttttcttttccaacttGGCACTTTCGTCCTTGCGGACGTTGTTAATTATTCGAACCTTGAAAATGGCATGATTAATTGGCCGCTTCCTTAATCTATGATTAATTATCGCACAGCTACCGCGGCGCTTTCTTTCTTCGTCAATTGTGCTACTTTTTTCCGTAAGCGTGTGAAATGTAATACGACTTCTACTTTTTCACCATCGTATGATGTTGAGACAGCTTAAGCcgcgtgaaaaaattctgtggaTCATTTTTCGTTATACTCTTTGAggaaatattttactaccCTAGATCTCAACTTCTTTCGCCAATAAGTCTCAATTTAAACGTTAAGAATCACTGttattgaatttaaatcaATACGTTCTGATTCCTCGAAACATCAAACTATTCAGCGATCGGCAAATTCGGTACAGTTGACGCGGAAAGCCCTGCAAAAGCATGTTTATTATGGATCGAAAATAATTGTTGGAATCTGTGTCCGCAGGTGGAGCAAGTCGCCCAGTTGGCCACATTCAGCGAAGCCCTGCTTGAGTACCATCAGCAGTGTACCGAAATTCTGAAAGTGCTTACGGAAACATTGTTCATTAAGTAGGTAGACACATTGTTATGTCGCAATAATTGAGCGCAATATAACGCGAGAGTTCGATGTATAAATTCTCGCGCAAACCTCTGGCACTCGAATCGTAAATCAAAATCGCTAATATTACTTTTGTGATCATTGCGCAGGAAAGACGAGGCGGCGAACCGACCAAAATTGGAATTCGTTCCGAAGACACTCGCCGATCTGAACGTTGAAGGAATCTCTGACATGAACGGTGGGAATTATTCCTTACACGGTAAGAGCTGCACGAGTCTTTTTACATGtaacattttaataaattcgcATACATTCGTCACTGATATCGATCCACTTAAATGTGCCCATTACTTCCACGTCGTACTCGTGagtttgtatttttgtaaTCCGATATTACAGGCCTTCCACTGAAATTGGTTAAACTGATTTggacaatttgtttttcattttttttttgtcacaagTCATTTCTTTATGGCCACATTGATATTCTTCATGCATTCgacattcaaattttttttttcatcaacttgaTCACTGATATAGTTCTGTGGTTTGATTAAAATTGCGTGGAAGGTCTGTGAAATGATTCTGGCACGTGCTGctacttaaaaattttcaatcttctatccatattttgtaaaatcacGTGTACACCAAGGCCTAAGTATTGTCCTGTGTCTTGCATATGATAATAATCTACTGtggtatttttgttttatacttTTTGCAACTACTTATCTAAGTGTGAATCAACTTGTTTGACATTTGGTATCAATTATCATACTTATTGTATAAAGTATATTGATCGCGAGGAGAAAAGTGATCGTTGATAATCCGTAACTTCCATATTGTTAAATGATatgacaaattaaaaaaaaaaacaattttacagCATTGTTTACCAGCGTGATTATACTTTTCTCCACGCTCCCTATGTCCATTATGTTCTGCTAACAAAACATTCTACTCTCCTGcttcataaatattatatccgtgatataattgtataattgtatGTCATTGTACTCGTTAACCGCCCATGCTGATTGTTGTGTTAACAAACCTCGTCccaattagaaaaaaaaataccattcgTCAGTTCCGAACCCGTTTAACACTTTTGTGGCCCGTTTCTAACGTGACTAAAAAATCGTCGGAGTGTCTCTGAAGAACAATAACGAGTATTGAACTGGATCGAGTTTGATCATCCGACGCACGTTCAATTCGTCGATCTctaatctttttcttcttcgaatTACTTGGTTCTCTCACTCGCCCGTTGCACTGTAAGTTTACTATCTGCAGGTTCTACAAGTCGCAAACTGtgctttctttttatttattttatttttctcttagtCCTAATCTCTCCAATTTCTTGAGGTATATTTTACCTTCGCCTAAATACTTTTGTACTCGTTTCGAAATTTACATCTTACAAAGTTCCCGCTCTTGTTATTTCACCAggataaacaaaaattctcctttttagaaagagaaaaaaacaaaaagagacATCGATAATTTCTTCGATTGataatcattcaatttttcttaccTCCCCATTTCTCttacaattttaatattatttcacgGTATATTTCGTTCAACTTGCCGCTCTGTATGCATAACTATATCTGTACTTATATTTCTTTGTCCTTCTGACACACCATAGGGTCAAGTCGGGCCGGATCTCCGGTTCACGGGGACGCAAAGCGTTCGCAGCTCGAATTATTCCCAGCTGGACAACCGCCACAGTCCACTAATGGTAAATTGTTTCTGCATGGGGCTGTTCAAGTCACTAGATCTTCAATCTCATTTCTCTCATGATATTCCATTCCCCCCTTTCCTTCTCCCATTCTTCTATCACTTTACGTctgctttttcctttcttcaaCACACGCATAAACCCTCGTTTATACCTcgttaatttcttttcttctccttctccttctctgGCTCcctttcccccccccccccccccccccccccccaacaaGAGGAGTCAAGACTGCAATTGACCTCTTCCCTGCGTTTCATCCGCGCATAAACCCTGTCCGGTATGCTTCATATAATGGTACCAACTCTTCCTTCTTTAACTGGAGATACGTGCACGCGTGTCCCTGAACCCGCCAGTCTGGCTACTTATTAATTATTCAGATCATAAATTAGTCAACAGGACTCGATCAATTATCGAGTAAATGAATTTATGTTCATTAATGTGTCACTCGGCACTGCAGTTCCAATTGGTCATATAACATTGATCACCCCTTCTTTGCCTTCGTGtgcattcatatatatatatacgatagtTTGTTACTAGCTCCAAAAGTTTGGCCGTCTCCCGTTTTTCCTCTATTTTCCGCCTGCGCAAGAAATTGCAGCGACAATCGTTCTAGAAATCAATCCAATTGAGCCACATTTTACATCACTCATAATATATCAATGCAAATGTAGTCGGTTTTCATAATATGATGGTAGTTCTtcggtataattattatcgatatGATATTGTTACCAGCACGAGCATCGAGCATGCATTATTTTATCTGTAATAACTCCAGCATCGATACAGCTTATTGAAAATTGGTATTGAATTGAAAGGTGCGTACGCGTAGAAAGGGTTACCCAAAAAAACTCTAGATAAAATGGAATTTAAAATCAACAATCGTTTCACCACACAACTCGTCACGGGCTTCGCACTTTACGTTCATTGTTATCAATGCTGTACCGTTGTCGTCACTGTTATCCATGTCGTTATCGATCATTTTATATAACAAATTCGATGTTAATATTCGACTAatggtaaataaattttagcaTCGCCACTGCCGTCTCCAAGTAAGTCGCCAGCCAGGACGCCAATGAACAGGCAGCCGTGCTGCACTGCCCTGTATGATTTTGAACCAGAGAATCCAGGCGAACTCGGATTTAAGGTAGAGCGTATTTCATTTCCTACTTGATTTCATTTAACTATTATACGTAATTCTgtcgagaggaaaaaaattcacacgaaGAGCATTTCTATATTGCCAAATTGTTACTGCGCAAATACTGAGGAATCGAATGTGATTATAAGTTTTCAACGcgttttttctgtttcaggaaAATGATACGATCACCCTGCTCAATAAGATCGACGAGAATTGGTACGAAGGCAGCGTGAACGGACGCACTGGATACTTTCCGGTGACCTACGTCCAAGTCGTCGTGCCGTTGCCATAAAACGCAACCGTCACTTGATGAACCAAAGGAAAACCGCGTATTATTCATGTCTACCACCAAAATAACCTAACCAGTTACGACTATTATCCctatataattgattaattcgttaatattaattaatcaatcatattataattattaattacgtTATAACATGAAAATCTTCATCCTCTCGACAGTTGTAATCACCTACAAACACAAGGAAGCGCAGCTTCTCTCCGCATGTTACGTGTACATAATGTTATACCTTATATCTTTACAATTGGTATATATATCGTTTGTCGACGTAAGAATTCCCGCATACGTATACTATATCTCTATAATCTTCTTCACTCCATATTAAGTACATGTACTACATTTTCCTAACCCGAcacattcaaatttgaaattatgttttaCTACCCTCCAATATTTTCTGTGTCTCTTACTTGATTTGGCCGAACGCCAGGTATTCCTTGCTGGTAAACACACTATATATTGAGACGTTGAGTTCTCTGTACTCTTTTTCCTTTTACATTCTCATTTACATGTTCGCGATTTGTAATATTAAAACGCCATTCTACTCGCGTTTATTCCTGCTACGCTATTCTGGCTGCACAACGGGCAGTTTCCGTATATTTTGGAAATTGTTTGACGAGAGTTACTCCTCTTTTGGGATGAACTTTTGTCGTTGCAGAGGCGTGCTGAGGCGTATATACCGTGACGAGGAATTATAAGATAATACCGGATATAATTTTAGTCGACTTCTTTAtccgtatatgtatagacgTTTTTTATTTAGGGTAATTAGGTAGatcaattttaattgattaattaattaattaataattacaatcCGATAGATCTTACAggattatatacatatatacatatagtttaGGATAATTTTCACCTATCCCAGAGTTCGTGTGAACCTTAATTCCAGAGTATGGGAGagaaattataatacaatatcGCAACTTGCAGTGCGTCTATTGAGAATATAATGTAGCAAATTGACGCGTGATACTCTCGCGGAttaattcaatttcgaaatcCTTCCTCTCCCCCAAACCTACTCTACCCTCAATCTGCAAAACCTTGTCGTCAAGGATAGGAACTTAATATCACTACTCGATACAGTGGGAAAATCATTATTGATCTCCTGGATCCAGGCTTTGGATCAGGAGGGCTGCTGTCCAATTTCGCGCCTCTTGTACACGTATTTACATAGTAATATTTAAATAggtacaaaaatataataaacgaCAACACATTCGTCGAAAGTGTCGCGCGTCTCGCTTTCTTTAGTTTGTGCGTAGTACACGTACTCTGTTATGCAAGAAAAAGAGAGTGCACATTTACATGTAcgttatattacattatatcaCGAAAAATAAGATTATAGTGTATTGTCGCATTGCgtttaatgtaaaaaaaagaacagaaccgaaaaaaacaaacacgagaataaaaacaaaaatacaaatgatCAGTGTTatatcatatatgtatacatatattacagtAACAAATACGTAAACATAATATATGCACACATATATTgtaaacatatatattatatatatttaataatatacaaactTGCGCGAATCACCTGTCAGAAcaatgaaagtaatttttagTTATTCGTACGCCACGTGGTTAGGAGGATGTATACTTTGAGCGATACTTGCTAAACATAATGATTGTGTAAtgttatacatacctatataggccataaatcaataattatatatattatatgaaaagTTGAACAGAACGTTCAGTCGCGTAACTGGTCAATTCGGCTGTCAAATTGTTGCATAGTTagcaataaaatgaaatattactGAACAAAATTATCCCCAAGGCTGTTCCGGGAAAATGATGatgattattaatattaatattattattgttattcaatCCGCGCATAACCTTAAACATATAACGACGTTGAGATTACTCAAACTTCGCTCAAGTTTCTCTGGTGTACTCTTAGAAGGAATGATGAACATGGGCAGTGAAAAAGTGAATCGATTGTACCTAGGTCATTGTGCTAATTGTAAACATACAGTTGGACTCCAACGTTAGAACTAAtaagaaaaaaccaaaagaCACTCGTTGGAAACTTCCAAATTGAAGTAGCTCATTTTAACGAAAACTTCAAAATACATAACATTCTGAGTATCCAGTGGTTtgtgttgttgaaaaattacaaataaattttcttaataACGCAAAGCAAAGTCCGTAATTTGACGTCAAATTGTGTGTTAAGAATGGGACGAATACTTGGTGTACAATCTGTATAATAATGTCTatcagaaaaaatttgtttgacaATTTATTGACGTCGTTGCAATACTTAATACATTGAATAAACATAGAGCAATCAAATCCCAAGCAAAGTTAATATTATTGTCAGATTTGCCGCGAACTGAAGCaattaaagaaaacaattaTCTACTATAAAGATATACactgaaattaattataaatactAAATTGGTATCTTATTCTATAAATGTTGGCTATTGTTAAATGTTGAATATTGTTCTATGGTCCGTTTCGTAAGTTAATTATAGCACGGGGTAGATTCActcagaaaaaaacaatttacacAATCATGCAGAAAAAGATGTGGAAGCAAAAATTCtttattgttttaaaaatcttaagCGACATTTCACCTGAATTATTTACAAAGTCTGATAATGTAGCTTGGTATCGTATTTCTACGGAACAAATATTCTAGGGAAAGAATTTCAgtgggaaaatgaaaaaaagtgataaactgattgaaaataaacgagtaaaataagaaaagtgaaatgttaatatttttatggTTGCGTATATGGAAAGCAAAAAGTAAATCAAAAcacaaattcaaatatactTTACAGTCTCGAATAGTGCATATAAGTAGCTATATTAAACGAACAAAGATTAAAAACCCGTATTGTATTTAAGTCGCGAAACGCTCTGTAATCTAATTATAATCTAACTGCTTGGAGACCGAATAAACTGAAGTTTGCTTAGTCTCTGTAAATAAGTTG is a window of Neodiprion fabricii isolate iyNeoFabr1 chromosome 6, iyNeoFabr1.1, whole genome shotgun sequence DNA encoding:
- the LOC124185600 gene encoding endophilin-A isoform X2 codes for the protein MAFAGLKKQINKANQYMTEKMGGAEGTKLDVDFVDMERKTDVTCELVEELQMKTKEFLQPNPTARAKMAAVKGISKLSGQAKASTYPQPEGVLGECMQLYGKKMGEDSIFGLALIEMGDAMKQMADVKYSLDDNIKQNFLEPLHHLQTKDLKEVMHHRKKLQGRRLDFDCKRRRQAKAAGKRAASPHFGSPARSSPASTSVDDEIRQAEEKFAESLHLAQMGMFNLLENDVEQVAQLATFSEALLEYHQQCTEILKVLTETLFIKKDEAANRPKLEFVPKTLADLNVEGISDMNGGNYSLHGSSRAGSPVHGDAKRSQLELFPAGQPPQSTNASPLPSPSKSPARTPMNRQPCCTALYDFEPENPGELGFKENDTITLLNKIDENWYEGSVNGRTGYFPVTYVQVVVPLP
- the LOC124185600 gene encoding endophilin-A isoform X3, which produces MAFAGLKKQINKANQYMTEKMGGAEGTKLDVDFVDMERKTDVTCELVEELQMKTKEFLQPNPTARAKMAAVKGISKLSGQAKASTYPQPEGVLGECMQLYGKKMGEDSIFGLALIEMGDAMKQMADVKYSLDDNIKQNFLEPLHHLQTKDLKEVMHHRKKLQGRRLDFDCKRRRQAKGSHVSDDEIRQAEEKFAESLHLAQMGMFNLLENDVEQVAQLATFSEALLEYHQQCTEILKVLTETLFIKKDEAANRPKLEFVPKTLADLNVEGISDMNGGNYSLHGSSRAGSPVHGDAKRSQLELFPAGQPPQSTNASPLPSPSKSPARTPMNRQPCCTALYDFEPENPGELGFKENDTITLLNKIDENWYEGSVNGRTGYFPVTYVQVVVPLP
- the LOC124185600 gene encoding endophilin-A isoform X4, with the protein product MAFAGLKKQINKANQYMTEKMGGAEGTKLDVDFVDMERKTDVTCELVEELQMKTKEFLQPNPTARAKMAAVKGISKLSGQAKASTYPQPEGVLGECMQLYGKKMGEDSIFGLALIEMGDAMKQMADVKYSLDDNIKQNFLEPLHHLQTKDLKEVMHHRKKLQGRRLDFDCKRRRQAKDDEIRQAEEKFAESLHLAQMGMFNLLENDVEQVAQLATFSEALLEYHQQCTEILKVLTETLFIKKDEAANRPKLEFVPKTLADLNVEGISDMNGGNYSLHGSSRAGSPVHGDAKRSQLELFPAGQPPQSTNASPLPSPSKSPARTPMNRQPCCTALYDFEPENPGELGFKENDTITLLNKIDENWYEGSVNGRTGYFPVTYVQVVVPLP
- the LOC124185600 gene encoding endophilin-A isoform X1 is translated as MAFAGLKKQINKANQYMTEKMGGAEGTKLDVDFVDMERKTDVTCELVEELQMKTKEFLQPNPTARAKMAAVKGISKLSGQAKASTYPQPEGVLGECMQLYGKKMGEDSIFGLALIEMGDAMKQMADVKYSLDDNIKQNFLEPLHHLQTKDLKEVMHHRKKLQGRRLDFDCKRRRQAKAAGKRAASPHFGSPARSSPASTSVGSHVSDDEIRQAEEKFAESLHLAQMGMFNLLENDVEQVAQLATFSEALLEYHQQCTEILKVLTETLFIKKDEAANRPKLEFVPKTLADLNVEGISDMNGGNYSLHGSSRAGSPVHGDAKRSQLELFPAGQPPQSTNASPLPSPSKSPARTPMNRQPCCTALYDFEPENPGELGFKENDTITLLNKIDENWYEGSVNGRTGYFPVTYVQVVVPLP
- the LOC124185600 gene encoding endophilin-A isoform X5; amino-acid sequence: MAFAGLKKQINKANQYMTEKMGGAEGTKLDVDFVDMERKTDVTCELVEELQMKTKEFLQPNPTARAKMAAVKGISKLSGQAKASTYPQPEGVLGECMQLYGKKMGEDSIFGLALIEMGDAMKQMADVKYSLDDNIKQNFLEPLHHLQTKDLKEVMHHRKKLQGRRLDFDCKRRRQAKAAGKRAASPHFGSPARSSPASTSVGSHVSDDEIRQAEEKFAESLHLAQMGMFNLLENDVEQVAQLATFSEALLEYHQQCTEILKVLTETLFIKKDEAANRPKLEFVPKTLADLNVEGISDMNGGNYSLHASPLPSPSKSPARTPMNRQPCCTALYDFEPENPGELGFKENDTITLLNKIDENWYEGSVNGRTGYFPVTYVQVVVPLP